The Chryseobacterium sp. LJ668 genome segment ATCGGTCACCCTTGTGACAATTTTTGTTGCTGTGGCATTGCTTACAATATCTTCTCCCACTCCGGTACAGCTTACTGCACAAAATTCATTGGCATAATTCCCTGCAACAGTTGCAGAATCAGAAATTCTCCCGGGAAGTTCAAAACCTTTGCCACCGGTTGAAGTTGCAACCGCTAATTTTCCTTCTCTATCAATAGCAACGCAGCCCACGGTTCCTTTTCCACCGTTATTTAGTTTGGCAACATATTCCTTTCGTCGTTGGGGAATTTCGGTTGAATAATTTTCAAAACCATGTTCTGAAGCATATTTTTTCGCACCGTTTCCGCCAAGAACACGGTCATCTTCCTTCATTAGATATTTTGCAACTAAAATCGGATTTTTTACATCCCGTATATTGATAACGCCGCTCATTTTCTGAGTTTCACCATCCATCATTGCAGCACTCATACGAATAATACCGTCACTTTGTATTTGTGAGCCGGTTCCTGCATTATATAATTCATCATCTTCTAAAAGTGAAACTGCGTAAGCCACGGTTTCAAAAGCTGAATGGGTTTCTAAATATTGGTAAGCCTTTTTAGCAATCTCTTTTAAAGAATTTTGTTTAGCAACCTTCACCTCATGGCTTTGGTCACTTTCAGAGAAAAAACCTCCGTGGATGATGATTTTCATAGAAATATGTTTGATATAAAATAATTGCTGATTAATGTTCGCAAAATACCATTTGTCAACAATCAGTTACTATTAGGTGTTTTAAATTTGAGGGATTGGATTAAATTGTGAATTTTCAATTGTTAATTTTCGGGTTGTCAGATCATAATGATCATTCATTGACATCACATGCACCGTAAGATTGTCAATGGAAATAGGTTCACCCAAATTAATATTTGTAAGATTGGTATCT includes the following:
- a CDS encoding isoaspartyl peptidase/L-asparaginase, coding for MKIIIHGGFFSESDQSHEVKVAKQNSLKEIAKKAYQYLETHSAFETVAYAVSLLEDDELYNAGTGSQIQSDGIIRMSAAMMDGETQKMSGVINIRDVKNPILVAKYLMKEDDRVLGGNGAKKYASEHGFENYSTEIPQRRKEYVAKLNNGGKGTVGCVAIDREGKLAVATSTGGKGFELPGRISDSATVAGNYANEFCAVSCTGVGEDIVSNATATKIVTRVTDGMDLEEAFSKTFTELKKIDGFAGAIAIDQSGNLYHKDSHPTMVFASFDGENFESFK